The following coding sequences are from one Pocillopora verrucosa isolate sample1 chromosome 5, ASM3666991v2, whole genome shotgun sequence window:
- the LOC131790913 gene encoding glutamate receptor 3 gives MVLTIFVSSLVLLASADKRNFTCGFISNGNAEESEALKFVVSQSNTKNNISITLKVLNTSTSVGLFDQALSVLRQQNITILAEGSHSKVSACAISLVMGVSVIRLHGSNGQFDQCENVVDMSAGYRYFAHATFDALSLLKWRKVLLVFDESRFFEAGYFYFNYKKSTLTMDLIQVPETKYAEDRERKIWQITEQIQSYQPESIILYTGKENTDMLLQQVPRQRHFPYQWILQEQVSQHQRSLPDNVVLAFKLPYESSFVNKLFGSAEQEKLKYINKDYVAVAHDAIKVITEALSEKPCLSLNGKDILLPDTEMFNCMRKVTFNGMTGSVQFDNRGRRTDVSLEILNLRNDSFEKIGCWNSTERAVLFEDPLPNTLPGSSSNGEVNGRHFRIVYVEDPPFIMPKKNEDGTISLQGYSIDLLKELSRSLGFTYEMYPSPDGFYGTVTENGTWNGMIRQILDGNANMAAGSIAITETREKVVDFTVPFMYYTDDLLVKKTSTETTDLLQFMDPFENGVWIATLGVVALISIAVFAVNYFSPYGYKDENGRGTSEEFNFFNSMWFSLACMLQQGGDNTPRNLSGRILTGCYWFCILIWVSTYTANLAAFLTVKNAAQPINSLNDILKTSYKVAVVSSTSVHSAFKKTQYEPHMKIWNRIQAEKTLVKNALEGVQWVREKDNFAFVYDGPVLDYFAMQRPCGLRVVPGLTSARGFALTFRAHDPHTNIFTLTILHLHENQFLDSLKRKWWDDTNACSQEQDTTLSRKRISLKSMLGVYIVLSAGLAVALVTLVAEIYWKRTAKHVLANKVQTGNRRPTNSA, from the exons ATGGttttaacaatttttgtttctagCCTTGTTTTGTTAGCATCCGcagataaaagaaatttcacatGTG GATTTATAAGTAATGGAAATGCAGAAGAATCTGAGGCATTGAAGTTTGTTGTGTCCCAAAGTAACACAAAAAACAACATCTCAATAACATTAAAGGTTTTAAATACATCAACTTCTGTAGGTCTATTTGATCAAG CTCTTTCGGTGCTTCGCCAACAAAACATCACCATACTCGCTGAGGGAAGCCATTCAAAAGTCTCCGCATGCGCAATCTCTTTGGTAATGGGTGTTTCTGTCATTCGCCTCCATGGAAGCAACGGACAGTTTGACCAGTGTGAGAATGTAGTGGATATGTCAGCGGGATACAGATATTTCGCGCATGCAACATTTGATGCGTTGAGCTTACTGAAATGGCGGAAAGTTCTACTGGTCTTTGAtg AGAGTCGCTTCTTTGAGGCTGGATATTTCTACTTCAACTATAAGAAGTCAACACTCACCATGGATTTAATTCAGGTGCCCGAGACAAAATACGCTGAagacagagaaagaaaaatatggcaAATAACAGAACAGATACAAAGCTACCAACCCGAAAGTATTATTCTCTACACAGGGAAGGAAAACACAGATATGTTATTGCAACAG GTTCCTCGTCAAAGGCATTTTCCGTATCAGTGGATCCTCCAAGAACAG GTATCCCAACACCAGAGAAGTCTTCCTGACAATGTAGTCTTGGCATTTAAGCTTCCATACGAAAGCAGCTTTGTTAATAAACTCTTTGGATCAgcagaacaagaaaaactcaAATACATCAACAAG GATTATGTTGCTGTGGCACACGATGCAATAAAGGTTATTACCGAAGCTTTAAGTGAGAAGCCATGTCTGTCACTGAATGGAAAAGATATACTGTTACCTGATACAGAGATGTTTAACTGCATGAGAAAG GTTACATTCAACGGTATGACTGGGTCTGTGCAGTTTGATAACAGGGGAAGGCGAACAGACGTCTCCCTGGAAATCTTAAATCTTCGAAATGATTCTTTCGAAAAG ATTGGTTGTTGGAATTCAACGGAACGAGCAGTTCTTTTTGAAGATCCACTACCAAACACTTTACCAGGATCGTCAAGTAATGGAGAAGTAAACGGCAGACATTTTAGGATTGTATATGTTGAG gaTCCACCATTTATAATGCCAAAGAAGAATGAAGATGGGACGATTTCACTTCAAGGATACTCTATTGATCTTCTCAAGGAGCTGTCTCGATCACTCGGGTTTACATATGAAATGTATCCTTCGCCAGATGGATTTTATGGAACAGTGACGGAAAATGGAACTTGGAACGGCATGATAAGACAGATTTTAGACGGG AATGCGAACATGGCGGCTGGATCGATTGCCATCACTGAAACCAGAGAAAAGGTGGTGGATTTCACTGTTCCGTTCATGTATTACACAGACGATCTACTGGTGAAGAAGACATCAACAGAGACAACCGATTTATTGCAGTTCATGGATCCATTTGAAAATGGCGTCTGGATCGCTACACTGGGAGTAGTGGCACTCATCTCTATTGCTGTCTTCGCAGTGAATTACTTCAGTCCTTATGGATACAAAGATGAAAATGGTAGAGGAACATCAGAGGAGTTTAATTTCTTCAACAGTATGTGGTTTTCTTTGGCCTGCATGCTGCAGCAAGGAGGAGATAACACACCGAGGAATTTATCAG GTCGAATTCTGACCGGTTGCTACTGGTTCTGTATTCTTATCTGGGTCTCAACTTACACAGCCAACCTTGCTGCGTTCCTCACTGTGAAAAATGCAGCTCAGCCGATCAACAGTCTGAacgatattttaaaaacttcctaCAAAGTGGCCGTTGTCTCTTCCACCAGCGTTCATTCAGCATTTAAGAAAACTCAGTACGAGCCGCATATGAAGATTTGGAATAGAATCCAAGCGGAAAAAACATTGGTTAAAAACGCACTAGAAGGAGTCCAGTGGGTTCGAGAGAAGGataattttgcatttgtttatGACGGACCAGTCCTTGATTACTTCGCCATGCAACGGCCATGCGGCCTCAGAGTAG TTCCAGGTCTGACCTCAGCCAGAGGTTTTGCCCTGACTTTTAGAGCGCATGACCCTCATACTAATATATTTACGCTGACTATTCTGCACCTCCATGAGAATCAGTTTCTGGACTCACTGAAACGCAAATGGTGGGATGATACCAATGCTTGCTCTCAGGAACAAGATACAA CTTTGTCTCGTAAGCGAATCAGTCTAAAGAGCATGCTGGGAGTTTATATTGTGTTGAGTGCTGGACTAGCAGTTGCCTTGGTGACGCTTGTTGCTGAGATCTACTGGAAAAGAACAGCTAAACACGTACTGGCAAACAAAGTTCAAACAGGGAACAGAAG GCCAACGAATTCTGCGTGA
- the LOC136281268 gene encoding methionine aminopeptidase 1-like, which translates to MQRMLARDVLDTAARHIKGITTDELDKIVHEACLERNCYPSPLNYHGFPKSCCTFVNEVICHGIPDTRPSEDGDLLNSNFCFVVDITIYYNGSHGDLNETFFIGEDRGQQTVTITVLIKILFCILVKPGVKYREIGNIIQKYAQAHGYAVVKSFCGHGIHELFHTAPSVPHYAENKAFGVMKPGHTFTIEPMISQGTWQDEIWPDNWTAVTQDGKRSAQFEQTLLVTETGCDILTIRPDDNGRHHFLSQM; encoded by the exons ATGCAGAGAATG TTGGCAAGGGACGTGTTAGATACAGCAGCAAGGCATATTAAAGGTATCACGACAGATGAATTGGACAAAATAGTACACGAG GCCTGTCTTGAGAGGAATTGTTATCCTTCTCCTCTCAATTATCATGGATTTCCAAAGTCTTGTTGCAC GTTTGTAAATGAAGTGATCTGTCATGGTATTCCTGACACACGCCCATCGGAGGATGGGGATCTCTTAAACAGTAA tttttgttttgttgtcgaCATCACCATTTATTACAACGGTTCCCATGGAGATCTGAATGAGACATTCTTTATTGGTGAAGACAGAGGACAGCAAACAGTTA CAATTACAGTGTTGATTAAAATCCTGTTCTGTATCTTGGTGAAGCCTGGTGTGAAATACAGAGAGATTGGTAACATCATTCAGAAGTATGCCCAAGCTCATGGCTATGCTGTTGTGAAGAGTTTTTGTGGCCATGGGATTCATGA GCTGTTTCATACTGCACCCAGTGTCCCTCATTATGCAG AAAACAAAGCTTTTGGTGTAATGAAGCCAGGACACACATTTACCATTGAACCGATGATCTCACAAG GAACTTGGCAAGATGAGATCTGGCCTGACAACTGGACTGCTGTGACACAG GATGGCAAGAGGTCAGCTCAGTTTGAGCAGACCCTACTAGTGACTGAAACTGGATGTGACATTCTGACAATCAGACCTGATGACAACGGAAGACATCACTTCCTGTCTCAGATGTAA